One stretch of Miscanthus floridulus cultivar M001 chromosome 18, ASM1932011v1, whole genome shotgun sequence DNA includes these proteins:
- the LOC136522397 gene encoding E3 ubiquitin-protein ligase Os03g0188200-like has translation MLTLHPRVVATSAVEARDHCESFAFYCVGVSCVSVLLFIALAAAVSISRACAIAGAVVLLLGLVGWLAPTGNGAAGPAAQQQRQAAAAPGGRQVVQHRCACGLVDAAIAALPTFAYEPPAAEKGDDKPRGSSVLCAVCLEVVRAGEMVRQLPACRHLFHVDCIDAWLRAHRTCPLCRGQLSPESVNTKAAAVAEPSVDALPPV, from the coding sequence ATGCTGACGCTGCACCCCAGGGTGGTGGCGACGAGTGCCGTGGAGGCCAGGGATCATTGCGAGAGCTTCGCCTTCTACTGCGTCGGGGTGTCCTGCGTCTCGGTGCTGCTCTTCATCGCGCTGGCCGCCGCGGTGAGCATCTCCAGGGCCTGCGCCATCGCCGGCGCCGTCGTGCTCCTGCTCGGGCTCGTCGGCTGGCTCGCACCCACGGGGAACGGAGCCGCCGGTCCCGCGGCGCAGCAGCAACGCCAGGCTGCTGCCGCTCCGGGGGGGCGGCAGGTGGTGCAACACCGGTGCGCGTGCGGGCTAGTGGACGCCGCGATCGCCGCGCTGCCGACGTTCGCGTACGAGCCACCAGCGGCGGAGAAGGGCGACGACAAGCCGCGCGGCAGTTCCGTGCTGTGCGCGGTTTGCCTGGAGGTCGTGCGAGCCGGCGAGATGGTGCGGCAGCTGCCGGCGTGCCGGCACTTGTTCCACGTCGACTGCATCGATGCCTGGCTGCGCGCTCACCGTACGTGCCCGCTCTGCCGCGGCCAGCTCTCCCCGGAGAGCGTCAACACAAAAGCGGCAGCCGTCGCGGAGCCATCGGTCGATGCGTTGCCGCCGGTTTGA